In the genome of Nymphaea colorata isolate Beijing-Zhang1983 chromosome 9, ASM883128v2, whole genome shotgun sequence, one region contains:
- the LOC116260309 gene encoding probable splicing factor 3A subunit 1 has product MPGLAEILLLPAPPSDGNLGPLPAAQVAEESPDKAAQPQDQKPANAAPAPVATHTKTIGIIHPPPDIRNIVDKTATFVAKNGPEFEKRILVNEKNNAKFNFLNPSDPYHAYYQHKLTEFRNQQQTAVSEPVLQAGVRPESKPESEKATQAGEEVVKPDISQFLPVRKVLEPPEAEQYTVRLPEGITAEELDIIKLTAQFVARNGKPFLTGLTSREINNPQFHFLKPTHSMFTFFTALTDSYSKVLMPPKGLTDKLRKSITDMTTVLERCLHRLEWERTQAQARQKAEDEIEQERMMMAMIDWHDFVVVETIEFVDDEDDELPQPMTLEEVIRRSKMSAVEEEEMEEAVEPGKEVEMEMDEEEIQLVEESMRVASIDENEGEMQNKSGAPDEQETPMRIVKNWKRPEERIAAERDPTKYVVSPITKELIPIEEMAEHMRISLIDPKYKEQKERMMAKIRETTLAQDDEISRNIVGLARTRPDIFGTTEEEVSNAVKAEIEKKKEEQPKQVIWDGHTGSIGRTATQAMSQNLAADEMSDPNANVTLPGPAPPPKPGVPSVRPLPPPPGLALNIPRPPSAVQYSAPPGSGLIMPPPVPRPGVIPMISTVRPPPPPHPMALGSQPMMLNRPPLPPSMSIPPPPGAQYTPLGVHRPYMPMPVPLPSMSMVPPPPLPQGIPPPPPPEEAPPPLPDEPEPKRQKVDDVSLIPEDQFLAQNPGPTCISVSVPSLDEGNLKGQVLEITMQSLSETVSSLKEKIAGEIQLPANKQKLSGKAGFLKDNLSLAYYNIGTGEVLTLALRERGGRKK; this is encoded by the exons ATGCCCGGGCTAGCTGAAATATTGCTGCTCCCGGCACCACCTTCTGATGGAAACCTTGGCCCCCTTCCGGCAGCCCAAGTTGCAGAGGAATCGCCGGACAAAGCTGCACAACCGCAGGATCAGAAACCTGCAAATGCTGCACCTGCTCCTGTGGCAACCCATACGAAAACAATCGGAATAATCCATCCTCCCCCAGATATTCGCAATATCGTTGATAAAACTGCAACTTTTGTCGCCAAAAATGGGCCAGAATTCGAGAAGAGGATTCTGGTGAATGAGAAAAACAATGCGAAGTTCAATTTTCTAAACCCTTCCGACCCTTATCATGCCTATTATCAGCATAAGTTGACAGAATTTCGCAATCAACAACAGACTGCTGTTTCTGAACCTGTCTTGCAAGCTGGGGTTCGACCAGAGTCTAAGCCTGAATCGGAAAAAGCTACTCAAGCGGGTGAAGAAGTTGTAAAACCTGACATCTCCCAGTTCCTTCCTGTCCGTAAGGTTCTTGAGCCACCAGAGGCTGAACAATACACAGTTAGACTGCCGGAAGGAATCACAGCAGAGGAGTTGGATATCATCAAACTGACGGCACAGTTTGTTGCCAGGAACGGAAAGCCATTCTTGACTGGCTTGACCAGCAGAGAGATTAACAATCctcaatttcattttctcaagCCTACACATAGCATGTTTACTTTTTTTACAGCATTGACTGACTCGTACTCGAAGGTCCTGATGCCCCCTAAGGGACTGACGGACAAACTCAGGAAGAGCATTACTGATATGACCACCGTCCTTGAAAGGTGTTTGCACAGGCTTGAATGGGAGAGGACACAAGCTCAGGCCAGGCAGAAGGCAGAAGATGAAATTGAGCAGGAGAGGATGATGATGGCTATGATCGACTGGCATGACTTTGTTGTTGTTGAAACCATTGAGTTTGTAGATGATGAAGACGATGAATTGCCTCAACCCATGACCCTAGAGGAGGTTATTAGGAGAAGTAAGATGTCTGCCGTTGAAGAAGAGGAAATGGAAGAAGCTGTTGAGCCTGGAAAAGAGGTGGAAATGGAAATggatgaagaagagattcaaCTTGTTGAGGAGAGTATGAGGGTAGCAAGTATCGACGAAAATGAGGGTGAGATGCAAAATAAATCTGGGGCTCCAGATGAACAGGAGACACCAATGAGGATTGTCAAGAACTGGAAAAGGCCCGAGGAAAGGATTGCAGCTGAAAGGGATCCTACAAAGTATGTTGTTTCCCCCATCACTAAGGAACTGATACCGATTGAGGAGATGGCAGAGCACATGCGTATTTCCCTTATTGATCCTAAATACAAGGAGCAGAAGGAGCGGATGATGGCCAAGATCAGGGAGACAACTCTTGCACAAGATGACGAGATATCGAGAAACATTGTTGGTCTTGCTCGAACTCGACCGGATATTTTTGGGACCACAGAGGAAGAGGTCTCAAATGCTGTTAAGGCTgagattgaaaaaaagaaagaggaacaaCCAAAACAGGTTATTTGGGATGGTCATACAGGTAGTATAGGCCGCACTGCAACTCAGGCTATGTCTCAAAACCTTGCAGCAGATGAAATGTCAGATCCTAATGCTAATGTTACTTTACCTGGCCCTGCTCCTCCTCCAAAGCCTGGGGTGCCATCAGTTCggcctcttcctcctcctcctggtcTTGCCCTGAACATTCCTCGCCCTCCAAGTGCTGTTCAGTATTCTGCTCCTCCAGGTTCTGGGTTGATCATGCCTCCACCTGTGCCTAGGCCTGGTGTTATTCCTATGATCTCTACTGTTAggccaccacctcctcctcacCCCATGGCTCTAGGTTCACAACCTATGATGTTGAACCGCCCCCCACTGCCTCCTAGCATGAGCATACCACCTCCACCAGGTGCCCAGTATACTCCATTGGGGGTTCATAGACCGTATATGCCTATGCCTGTCCCATTGCCTTCAATGTCCATGgttccacctcctcctcttcctcaaGGAATACCTCCGCCACCACCTCCAGAGGAGGCACCACCACCGCTGCCAGATGAGCCAGAACCAAAGAGACAGAAAGTGGATGATGTCTCCTTGATTCCAGAGGACCAGTTCTTGGCACAAAATCCA GGACCTACATGTATTTCTGTATCTGTGCCAAGTCTTGATGAAGGGAACCTCAAGGGGCAGGTTCTGGAAATCACCATGCAGTCTCTTTCTGAAACTGTTAGTAGTCTGAAAGAGAAGATTGCAGGTGAAATCCAACTGCCTGCAAACAAGCAGAAACTCAGTGGAAAGGCTGGTTTCCTCAAGGACAATCTGTCTCTTGCTTATTACAATATTGGGACAGGAGAAGTGCTGACACTTGCTCTGAGAGAACGTGGTGGCAGAAAGAAATGA